A single region of the Anoplolepis gracilipes chromosome 1, ASM4749672v1, whole genome shotgun sequence genome encodes:
- the LOC140665551 gene encoding putative sodium-dependent multivitamin transporter — MDTTFIESETHLLQWQDYLVISGIMLISIGIGIYYRFSGGRQRTAAEYFSANNSLGVFPLSIAMMASHISAISMLGMSGETYIRGMIIVVMYFTTILVVPIITSCHLPVFFEVKVVSIYEYLEKRFGLYVRLLVSAANFTETMLLTGVLLYAPSLALEATTGLSSIMSICILGTICTFYSTIGGIKAVLVTDIFQGLLMIVALSTIIIIVALEIDGGIGGIWRIALEGNRLDFSSISLDPTVQYTWWTLLIGGGSIGLSFLAVNQVQVQRLMTVKNVKVATNALLLCGPFIALVGFLTCFTGLSLYAIYRECDPVASGKISTYDKLVPFYTAERLSPGLVGLIVSGIFSASLSTISAMMNSLAAVALEDYVKPLHRKFGVEFSDKKATFTAKALTIVNGIICLFLALLAKTMGRLVAVAFSIHGAIGGPILGIFTLGMLCESANEIGTIIGMITALIVCLWAAFGQPKPPVPELSISVEGCANTSALMLAEQMKFNSTVAPDTSSYFYLYRISYLWYNPMGLIITLVVGYTASLIVQLIQRRSVIEHDPSLFMPFVAARIRRRRQDAQKTTNSQIFVLEPSYVR, encoded by the exons ATGGAC aCAACATTTATCGAGAGCGAGACTCACTTACTGCAATGGCAGGATTATCTCGTGATTAGCGGGATTATGTTAATTTCCATCGGCATAGGGATCTACTATCGATTCAGCGGTGGTCGACAACGTACGGCAGCG GAATATTTTTCTGCGAACAATTCATTAGGTGTCTTTCCTCTTTCGATCGCCATGATGGCCTCTCATATATCGGCAATTAGCATGCTCGGAATGAGCGGGGAAACTTACATCCGTGGCATGATAATCGTAGTAATGTATTTCACTACTATTTTGGTTGTGCCGATCATAACCTCCTGCCATCTACCAGTTTTCTTTGAGGTGAAGGTCGTAAGCATCTACGAG tacTTGGAGAAACGATTTGGATTGTATGTGCGATTACTGGTGAGCGCGGCTAACTTTACCGAAACGATGTTACTGACCGGTGTACTGCTGTATGCTCCTTCGTTAGCTCTCGAGGCCACCACAGGATTATCCAGTATTATGAGCATCTGCATACTCGGCACAATTTGTACCTTCTATTCCACTATAGGTGGTATCAAAGCGGTACTGGTCACCGATATCTTCCAGGGCTTGCTCATGATCGTCGCTCTCAGCACTATCATTATAATTGTTGCATTGGAGATCGACGGAGGAATCGGGGGTATTTGGCGTATTGCTCTGGAAGGAAACCGTCTTGATTTCTCTag cATAAGTTTGGATCCAACTGTACAGTACACGTGGTGGACTCTTTTGATCGGAGGAGGATCGATAGGTCTGTCCTTTCTTGCAGTAAATCAAGTGCAAGTTCAACGTTTAATGACTGTTAA AAACGTAAAGGTGGCTACGAATGCCCTGCTGCTGTGTGGTCCTTTCATCGCACTGGTAGGTTTCTTAACATGTTTCACCGGATTGTCGTTATACGCAATCTACAGAGAGTGCGATCCTGTGGCTTCCGGAAAGATCAGCACCTACGACAAATTAGTGCCGTTTTACACCGCGGAGAGATTGTCACCTGGATTGGTCGGGCTTATTGTTTCCGGCATTTTCAGCGCTAGCTTGAGCACAATTTCTGCTATGATGAACTCGTTGGCAGCGGTGGCGCTTGAGGATTACGTTAAGCCACTGCATCGAAAGTTCGGAGTGGAATTTTCTGATAAGAAAGCCACATTCACAGCCAAAGCTCTTACTATTGTAAACGGTATTATTTGCTTGTTCTTAGCATTGTTGGCAAAGACGATGGGCAGGCTGGTCGCAGTCGCCTTTAGCATCCACGGAGCTATTGGCGGGCCCATTCTGGGTATCTTCACTCTCGGAATGCTGTGTGAGAGTGCTAACGAGATAGGAACCATCATTGGCATGATTACAGCGTTGATTGTTTGTTTGTGGGCCGCTTTCGGGCAACCGAAACCACCTGTCCCGGAGCTATCAATATCGGTCGAAGGTTGCGCGAATACTTCAGCGCTGATGCTAGCTGAGCAGATGAAGTTCAATAG tacTGTAGCACCAGACACATCGTCGTACTTCTATCTCTACCGTATTTCCTATTTATGGTATAATCCTATGGGACTGATAATTACTTTAGTGGTTGGATACACGGCGAGCTTAATAGTACAGCTTATTCAACGTAGAAGCGTTATTGAACATGATCCAAGTTTGTTTATGCCATTTGTGGCCGCCAGGATCAGACGGCGACGCCAAGACGCGCAGAAAACTACAAACAGCCAGATCTTCGTTCTGGAACCTAGCTATGTAAGATAA